In the genome of Verrucomicrobiota bacterium, the window TCTCCAACACGCGCCGCTGGGTGATCGTCGAGTTGCTCTTCCTGGCGTCGCTCATCAATTACTTCGACCGGGCGACCATCTCCTTTGCGCTCCCGCTGATTTCGAAGGACCTGAATCTCGGCCCCGAGGCCAAGGGGTTTTTGCTTTCGGCGTTCTTCTGGTCGTACGCGCTGATGCAAATCCCGCTGGGCACCTGCGCGGATCGGTTCAACTTGCGCTGGCTTTACGCCGGGGCGTTGACCTTGTGGTCGGTCGCGCAAGGCTTGACCGGTTTTGCGGGCAGCCTGGCGCTGTTGGTGTTCTTTCGCATCATTCTGGGCATTGGCGAAGCCATTTATCTGGTCGGCGGCACCAAGGTGGTCAGCCTTTTCTTTCCAATCTCCGAGCGCGGCTTCCCGTGCGGCTTGTTCGATTTTGGCACGCGCACGGGACTGGTGCTGGAAGGCCTGATTTTGCCCTGGATGTTGGATCAGTTCGGCTGGCGGGCGACGTTTGCCTTTGTCGGCTTTGCTGCGCTGCTCTGGCTCATTCCCTGGTTCTGGATTTTCCCGGCACGCATTCGAAGCAGCCATATAGCGATCTTGCCGGGCGGACGGGTGACCCAAGTGCTGGCGGCCAATGGCGCGATTGTGGGCGGGCTCATCGGTCTTCTCACCGTGTTGGGCTATCTGGGATTTCTAAGCCAGATGACGGGCGGCGTGCTCCAGTCGCGTTCCGCGACTCCCTGGATCGCCGCGACCGTGACCAGCTGCAATTACGCTCTGGTGGGCGCGGTAGTGGGCCTTCTGGCGAGCTTCATTCGAGGCGCTGGAAAACGCCGCGACGATCAGGCTCCCGAACTGGCGCGCGTCAAAGTCCCCGAACCGTCGGCTTCCAGCGGGGTGTTCTGGCAGAATCTCGGCACCGCGCTTCGCAACAAAGATATGCTAGGGGTACTCCTGGGCTTCTTCTGTTTCGACTACTACTGGTATCTGCTCCTGACCTGGCTGCCGGATTACCTGTTCACCGTCCGCAAACTCACCATTCTCAAGGCAGGCTTTTACTCATCGCTGCCGTTCCTGGTGTTCGGCGTCTGCCAGCCGCTGGGGGGCTGGATTGCGGACCGGATGATTCGCGCCGGCTATGATCCGACCCTGACGCGCAAGGGCATCATCAGCGCCTCCTTCCTCACCGGACTGCTGCTGATTCCCGCGGCGTACGCCAGCACCGCGGAAATGACTTTGGTCCTGATCATGGGCGGGTGTCTGGTCGGCCTGTCCACGGCCAACCAACTGGTCATCCTTCAAGACTGCGCGCCGCCGGAACAGGTCGGGATGTACGTCGGCATTTACAATTTCGTCGGCAACCTGGCGGGAATCATTGCGCCGATCATTACGGGCTTCTTGATACAGATGACCGGTTCCTACACGCCGGCGTTCGTGGTTGCGGCGCTCATGATCGCGGCAGGACAACTTTCCTACTGGTTCATCGTAGGCAGACTCAAGCACCGCGAGTAGGAGGTAGTTCGCCACGAGCAAAGCGAGTTCCTCGCTGTTTTCAGTGGCGTTCTTCCTTCCCATGAACTGTCTCCTCGGACCGCAACCTTCAGGCCGCTTCAACGCTCGACTGCGGAGAGTGCATGGAAGCAGCCTGAGGCTGCGGTCCGCACGGTTTTCGGTTCATGGGCCATGGGCATGGATTCTTGGCCAAGGAAACTTCCCATGAACCGTTCCCTCCGGGCCGTGGCCTTTAGGCCCCTTCAACGCTCGACTCCGGAGAGTGCGCCGAAGCAGCCTGAAGGCTGCGGTCCGCACGGTCTTCGGTTCATGGGCCGTGGGCATGGATTCTTGGCCAAGGCAGCTTCCCACGAACCTGATTCAACCACGGATAACGCGGATGACGCCGATACAACCCGTCCCCATCCGCGAAATCCGCGAAATCCGTGGTTAAAGAATGTTCTCACGATGACTTCGGCATCGCGGCAGCGATGCCCTACCACGTTCAAGAGGAGGGAAGGGCTTCCGTTGGAAATAGAGATGCGCCGGATTGGTGAACGCTCACCTCCTGTCCCACGGAAAGCGCATCGTGGGCGCGTTGACGTAGCGCTTCATCCTCATCGCGAGCCGACTCCCGGCGCCCGGCGCAAGACTCACTGTAAAAACGGAATCGTTCACCGTGGTGTCTTTCCCGTTCATCGTGACAGACGTGAACTGATGTTCGGCGTAACCTCCGGCCTGGACGATCATCGTGCGCGCCTCGA includes:
- a CDS encoding MFS transporter, which gives rise to MPMSAQGTPTIGSDSAGAAVLRVSNTRRWVIVELLFLASLINYFDRATISFALPLISKDLNLGPEAKGFLLSAFFWSYALMQIPLGTCADRFNLRWLYAGALTLWSVAQGLTGFAGSLALLVFFRIILGIGEAIYLVGGTKVVSLFFPISERGFPCGLFDFGTRTGLVLEGLILPWMLDQFGWRATFAFVGFAALLWLIPWFWIFPARIRSSHIAILPGGRVTQVLAANGAIVGGLIGLLTVLGYLGFLSQMTGGVLQSRSATPWIAATVTSCNYALVGAVVGLLASFIRGAGKRRDDQAPELARVKVPEPSASSGVFWQNLGTALRNKDMLGVLLGFFCFDYYWYLLLTWLPDYLFTVRKLTILKAGFYSSLPFLVFGVCQPLGGWIADRMIRAGYDPTLTRKGIISASFLTGLLLIPAAYASTAEMTLVLIMGGCLVGLSTANQLVILQDCAPPEQVGMYVGIYNFVGNLAGIIAPIITGFLIQMTGSYTPAFVVAALMIAAGQLSYWFIVGRLKHRE